A stretch of the Lolium perenne isolate Kyuss_39 chromosome 3, Kyuss_2.0, whole genome shotgun sequence genome encodes the following:
- the LOC127339104 gene encoding uncharacterized protein, whose protein sequence is MDHTLIAGQGREDRLSRLGDGVLGHILSFLDAKEAARATTLSSRWRDILASVHTVSMEEPEGPIPEYDHGSRGYELREPDPTLPFTVVVTAALFARSRRPAPGAASPPLRALRVSMESYGGLDAFPVDQWVTYAVKHSAPKLEVDLRVRRVPICHRPYAYHPAAPAAGSDGDTAVYGGKADVTPEEVDYSDDELDDTADAASTDDSSDETDSYWRRPPAVYTVHSRLFSCATLRSLRLSSCNLSPPAVISLPSLEALHLTHVPDEEEHVQRLISASPHLADLTLEACATVKVLSLLDNSCLRRLIILCCHNLATVTVDAQELHAFEYRGAVRGSSFLSIRGNGGGLPSIKSCKIDVCAVCVEKEATSEEELAALGSFLLPFASTTKRLQLRAARMGSCFVALPAFPAVRHLQLNGRVLRDDDPAAAIATTCTILRRAPDLELLTLFFEPAPLKSGYNKYLHRKRKVSKFVDAHHLHYNKYDTVDYETAAIPSCLGTRVRHIRLWHYQGGRAQRTLARFLLCNARVLEELYCEFAEGPLSIQTKLMREMEGWVVNVGASKEFL, encoded by the coding sequence ATGGATCACACGTTGATCGCCGGACAAGGGCGCGAGGATCGCCTGAGCCGGCTCGGGGACGGCGTGCTCGGCCacatcctctccttcctcgacgcCAAGGAGGCCGCGCGCGCCACCACGCTCTCGTCGCGGTGGCGGGACATCCTCGCCAGCGTCCACACCGTCTCCATGGAAGAGCCGGAAGGTCCCATCCCCGAGTACGACCACGGCTCACGCGGTTACGAACTCCGCGAGCCCGACCCGACGCTGCCCTTTACCGTCGTCGTCACCGCGGCCCTCTTCGCCCGCAGCCGCCGCCCGGCCCCCGGCGCCGCATCCCCGCCGCTGCGCGCCCTCCGCGTCTCCATGGAGAGCTACGGCGGCCTCGACGCCTTTCCTGTGGACCAGTGGGTCACCTACGCCGTGAAGCACTCCGCCCCCAAGCTCGAGGTCGATCTGCGCGTCCGCCGCGTTCCCATCTGCCACCGCCCCTACGCCTACCACCCCGCGGCTCCGGCTGCAGGCTCGGACGGGGACACTGCCGTTTACGGCGGGAAGGCTGACGTTACCCCCGAGGAGGTCGACTACAGCGACGACGAACTCGACGACACCGCCGACGCCGCCTCgaccgacgacagcagcgacgagacGGATTCGTATTGGCGTCGGCCGCCTGCAGTGTACACCGTCCACAGCCGGCTCTTCTCATGCGCGACGCTACGATCGCTTCGCCTCAGCTCGTGCAATCTCTCCCCACCGGCCGTCATCAGCCTACCGTCGCTGGAGGCGCTCCACCTCACCCACGTCCCCGACGAGGAGGAGCATGTCCAGAGGCTCATCTCCGCATCCCCGCACCTCGCCGACCTAACCCTCGAGGCCTGCGCCACGGTGAAAGTGCTGTCGCTCCTCGACAACAGCTGCCTCCGCCGACTTATCATCCTGTGCTGCCACAACCTTGCCACCGTCACCGTTGACGCGCAGGAGCTGCACGCCTTCGAGTACCGTGGTGCCGTCCGAGGCAGCTCGTTCCTCTCGATTCGCGGCAACGGCGGCGGACTACCATCCATCAAGTCGTGCAAGATCGACGTATGCGCGGTCTGCGTCGAGAAGGAGGCCACGTCCGAAGAGGAGCTCGCCGCGCTCGGTTCGTTCCTGCTGCCGTTCGCGTCCACCACGAAACGCCTGCAACTCCGCGCCGCTCGCATGGGCTCCTGCTTCGTGGCCCTGCCGGCGTTCCCGGCCGTCCGGCACCTCCAGTTGAACGGGCGTGTGCTGCGCGACGACGACCCTGCCGCTGCCATCGCCACGACGTGCACAATTCTCCGGCGAGCCCCTGACCTTGAGCTCCTGACCCTATTCTTTGAACCAGCACCTCTTAAGTCCGGCTATAACAAATACCTTCACCGAAAACGTAAGGTGTCGAAGTTCGTCGATGCGCACCATCTGCACTACAACAAGTATGACACTGTCGATTACGAGACGGCGGCGATCCCGTCGTGCCTGGGGACCCGGGTGAGGCATATCCGCCTGTGGCACTACCAAGGCGGTAGAGCGCAGAGGACGCTGGCCAGGTTCTTGCTCTGCAACGCTCGGGTTCTTGAGGAGCTGTACTGCGAATTTGCAGAGGGACCGCTGTCGATCCAGACGAAATTGATGCGCGAGATGGAAGGATGGGTGGTGAACGTGGGGGCCAGCAAGGAGTTCCTTTGA